The Planctomycetota bacterium genome window below encodes:
- a CDS encoding YbjQ family protein, producing MTEQQPAYPQVVLTNTESLPGYRIKHILGLVQGNTVRAKHFGRDFAAGLKNLVGGELSGYTELLIESRQQATQRMVHQATQLGANAVINVRFSTSAVTGGAAELYAYGTAVVIEAEGTA from the coding sequence GTGACCGAGCAGCAGCCCGCGTATCCGCAGGTCGTTTTGACCAATACCGAGTCGCTTCCCGGGTATCGCATCAAGCACATCCTCGGGCTCGTCCAGGGCAACACCGTCCGCGCCAAACACTTCGGGCGAGACTTCGCGGCAGGGCTCAAGAACCTCGTCGGCGGTGAGCTGTCGGGTTACACCGAGTTGCTCATCGAAAGCCGGCAGCAGGCGACGCAGCGGATGGTCCACCAGGCGACGCAGCTCGGTGCCAATGCCGTCATCAACGTCCGGTTCAGCACCAGCGCCGTCACCGGCGGGGCGGCAGAGCTGTACGCGTACGGCACCGCGGTCGTCATCGAGGCCGAGGGCACGGCATGA
- a CDS encoding heavy metal-binding domain-containing protein — protein sequence MSWMSILLGFWWLLLPIALLAVGALGLIIDSEHRKSLKYRRAEVGHVLVTDLRQLPGMDVSAGTQIVSGEVVLAANRLISTLARFKLFFGGEVKTFHETATRARQEAMIRLMEQAASLGYDAVGNVRVEPVDLAGVTTRDRNQQGKGVSVAIIAYGMAYRRTADFPTPAAAPTVMGYLT from the coding sequence ATGAGCTGGATGTCGATCCTGCTCGGCTTCTGGTGGCTGCTTTTGCCGATCGCATTGCTCGCGGTGGGTGCGTTGGGCCTGATCATCGATTCGGAGCACCGCAAGAGCCTCAAGTACCGACGGGCCGAGGTTGGCCATGTACTCGTCACGGACCTGCGGCAGCTTCCGGGCATGGATGTGTCGGCCGGGACGCAGATCGTCTCGGGCGAAGTCGTCCTCGCGGCCAACCGCCTGATCTCGACCCTGGCCCGGTTCAAGCTCTTCTTCGGCGGCGAGGTCAAGACGTTCCACGAGACCGCCACGCGCGCTCGGCAGGAGGCGATGATCCGGCTGATGGAGCAGGCCGCCAGCCTCGGCTACGACGCCGTGGGCAACGTTCGTGTCGAGCCCGTTGACCTGGCCGGCGTGACGACGCGCGATCGCAACCAGCAGGGCAAAGGCGTCTCCGTCGCCATCATCGCCTACGGCATGGCCTATCGCCGCACCGCCGACTTCCCCACCCCCGCTGCCGCACCGACGGTCATGGGCTACCTCACCTGA
- a CDS encoding DinB family protein, producing MTTKEAILAGLRSSGRLVAMFTGDLTSEQLHHRPVPDANAGAWIIGHLVLSERSALRLLGATDLPELEDGFEQMFARNETAPAAQDFGDATRLPAMFDTHRQLLLEAIEKADESVFDQPLPDSSPIADTIGELLVFFVVHVSTHVGHFSTIRRSLGMPPLI from the coding sequence ATGACCACAAAAGAGGCCATTCTCGCGGGGCTGCGTAGCTCGGGACGCCTGGTCGCGATGTTCACCGGCGACCTTACGAGCGAGCAACTTCACCATCGTCCTGTGCCCGATGCGAATGCCGGTGCCTGGATCATTGGGCATCTCGTTCTGAGCGAGCGATCCGCTCTTCGACTTCTCGGAGCGACCGATCTTCCCGAACTCGAAGACGGGTTCGAGCAGATGTTCGCTCGCAATGAGACCGCCCCTGCCGCACAGGACTTTGGTGATGCGACGCGACTGCCGGCGATGTTCGACACGCATCGGCAGCTGTTGCTCGAGGCGATCGAAAAAGCTGACGAATCGGTGTTCGATCAGCCGTTGCCGGATTCCAGTCCGATCGCTGACACGATCGGCGAGTTGCTGGTCTTTTTCGTGGTCCACGTCTCGACGCACGTCGGTCACTTCAGCACGATTCGCCGAAGCCTCGGCATGCCGCCGCTGATCTAG